The Spirosoma radiotolerans genome has a window encoding:
- a CDS encoding tetratricopeptide repeat protein, with product MFPRWSIIALLLSIPYTLCAQINRVRFQRMTPEERFSFVDEYLTKHWEGFYDAVGLPDPQSARLPDYRFMVSATKDPKQNCLFRVFWCRNQQHDKMYYSGPYGQQVVDTLSSIREYAHAHHLQAEEGICWLAWCKALLEQRGSMSVKQRRTLAYAGAIRGITLLEHLPIATIHQYHGATYDIIYHLWWMSMYLFRVEDYRLAWRFAALGDKLAHPQLDTKDGQPNGYRFYKWELLNLLASCQLRLGNWQQAQDGFQQAYTFSRSQPDRLLQDVSYSNIGVALQQQGKTAAAQPYIKRAMALVQTADAQQVNAGHLSEDYFQFRWYAKTRPLNREWFRRLLPDERFAAMDDYFTNHWRRFYFATRNAATQSSLFADYQFMRSMATDPRSAVFLRVFRVRSQQYRSVDEEVGYERALDSLVAIRDYAHQHNLWAEEGVCWLVWCKLILQYPNKMDHRNRRIRVYEGAVKGLNLLENLPVSVLRQYNGATYDLTRHLWWMSMYFYQINELELLRRVATLGNRCAQPALLINPEEILDIGDTRGHIFYKWHFINDLGTYHFQMGQLTQATTFYRQAYTFVKTTNSPVEAGVSYGNMGAVLSKQRKSAAAIPYLEQALQVAQQADNRVLAFKAIVPLAQSYLQLKQYDNAFPVLQRAVALYNPADMLVPEVDSLALIPLLAGLGEVYQHRNDLKRALYYTQFANHLAEKQRQSREASIFRGKEEKIEAEAYRVKLNQLDTDRQWAVWLRNGSIGGLGLVALVSILYLRAQRKRRQAAEQQLVRMAQEARVRTEQITQFQQVQTSALSVETDKALPQPQVTQLLELAILTEADWQQFRKLFDQVYPNYLLRLRQKYPTLTPAETRIICLSRLSLSTKEMANMLGVSADTIIKTRYRIRKKANLLVGADVGETFAQI from the coding sequence ATGTTCCCTCGCTGGTCTATCATTGCCCTGTTATTGTCAATTCCGTATACACTTTGTGCCCAGATTAACCGCGTGCGGTTTCAGCGCATGACGCCTGAAGAGCGGTTTTCGTTTGTTGATGAGTATCTGACCAAACATTGGGAGGGATTTTATGACGCAGTAGGGCTGCCAGACCCCCAATCGGCCCGCCTGCCAGACTATCGGTTCATGGTGTCAGCAACCAAAGACCCCAAACAAAATTGCTTGTTTCGGGTATTCTGGTGCCGTAATCAGCAGCATGACAAAATGTATTATTCCGGCCCATATGGGCAACAGGTTGTTGATACCCTATCCAGCATCAGGGAGTATGCCCATGCGCATCATCTTCAGGCGGAAGAGGGCATCTGCTGGCTGGCCTGGTGCAAGGCACTGTTGGAGCAGCGGGGTTCAATGTCGGTGAAGCAACGCCGGACGTTAGCCTATGCCGGAGCCATTCGGGGCATCACCCTACTGGAGCATCTACCGATAGCCACGATACATCAGTACCACGGTGCCACTTATGATATTATTTATCACCTCTGGTGGATGAGTATGTACCTTTTCCGGGTTGAGGACTACAGATTAGCCTGGCGATTCGCGGCATTGGGTGATAAGCTTGCTCATCCCCAATTGGACACGAAGGATGGGCAACCGAACGGGTACAGGTTTTACAAATGGGAGTTGCTGAATCTGTTAGCCTCATGCCAGCTCCGTTTGGGTAATTGGCAGCAGGCACAGGACGGGTTTCAACAAGCCTATACGTTTTCTCGATCGCAGCCTGACCGGCTCTTGCAGGATGTTAGCTACAGCAATATCGGGGTTGCGTTGCAACAACAGGGTAAAACAGCGGCTGCCCAACCGTATATAAAACGTGCTATGGCACTGGTCCAGACCGCTGACGCTCAACAGGTTAATGCGGGCCACCTTTCAGAAGATTATTTTCAGTTTAGATGGTACGCTAAAACCAGGCCCTTAAACCGGGAGTGGTTCCGACGATTGCTGCCTGATGAACGCTTTGCTGCGATGGATGACTATTTCACCAACCATTGGCGGAGGTTTTATTTCGCCACCCGGAACGCGGCTACTCAGTCATCGTTATTTGCTGATTATCAGTTCATGCGAAGTATGGCAACAGACCCCAGATCGGCCGTGTTTCTTCGGGTTTTCCGGGTCCGGAGTCAGCAGTATCGCTCGGTGGATGAGGAGGTAGGATACGAGCGTGCTTTAGACTCCTTGGTGGCTATCCGGGACTATGCGCATCAACACAATTTATGGGCCGAAGAGGGTGTTTGCTGGCTGGTGTGGTGCAAACTGATTCTCCAATACCCTAACAAGATGGACCATCGAAACCGCCGGATACGGGTTTATGAGGGGGCCGTTAAGGGACTTAACCTCCTGGAAAATCTGCCGGTATCGGTGCTTCGCCAATACAACGGGGCTACATACGATCTCACGCGGCATCTGTGGTGGATGAGCATGTATTTTTATCAGATTAACGAGCTTGAACTACTACGACGCGTGGCCACGCTGGGCAACCGATGCGCGCAGCCTGCTTTGCTTATCAATCCCGAAGAAATCCTTGATATAGGCGACACGCGTGGCCATATATTCTATAAATGGCACTTTATAAATGACTTAGGGACCTATCATTTTCAGATGGGGCAGTTGACGCAGGCCACCACGTTTTATCGGCAAGCCTATACGTTTGTCAAAACCACGAACAGCCCCGTTGAAGCGGGAGTAAGCTATGGTAACATGGGCGCGGTGTTGAGCAAACAGAGAAAGTCGGCTGCTGCCATCCCGTATCTAGAGCAGGCACTTCAGGTTGCTCAGCAAGCCGACAACCGCGTGTTGGCCTTCAAAGCCATCGTGCCATTGGCCCAGAGTTACCTACAACTGAAACAATACGACAACGCTTTTCCGGTCTTGCAGCGGGCCGTTGCGCTTTATAACCCCGCCGATATGCTTGTTCCGGAGGTCGATAGTCTTGCCCTGATTCCGTTGCTGGCTGGTTTGGGCGAGGTGTACCAGCATCGGAACGATCTGAAACGGGCGCTGTATTACACCCAGTTCGCCAATCATCTGGCGGAGAAACAACGTCAAAGCAGGGAAGCCAGCATCTTCCGTGGGAAAGAGGAAAAAATCGAAGCCGAAGCTTATCGGGTAAAACTAAACCAGCTCGATACCGATCGGCAATGGGCGGTCTGGTTGCGAAATGGGTCAATTGGGGGGCTGGGGCTGGTTGCACTTGTTTCTATCCTCTACTTACGCGCTCAACGCAAACGCCGACAGGCGGCTGAACAACAATTGGTACGGATGGCGCAGGAAGCCCGTGTCCGAACCGAGCAGATTACTCAATTTCAGCAGGTGCAGACGTCGGCTTTGAGCGTCGAAACAGACAAAGCCTTACCCCAACCTCAGGTCACTCAGCTACTGGAACTGGCTATTCTGACCGAGGCAGATTGGCAGCAATTTCGAAAACTTTTTGATCAGGTCTACCCCAACTACCTGCTGCGACTCCGTCAAAAATACCCTACTCTAACCCCCGCCGAAACCCGTATTATTTGCCTGAGCCGCTTATCCCTTTCGACCAAAGAAATGGCGAATATGCTGGGCGTATCCGCCGACACTATTATCAAAACCCGCTACCGCATCCGTAAAAAGGCAAACCTGTTGGTAGGCGCCGACGTCGGCGAAACGTTTGCCCAAATTTAG
- a CDS encoding transposase — translation MVEYNTERPHQALPFITPVDSRQTA, via the coding sequence TTGGTAGAATACAACACGGAACGTCCGCATCAGGCCTTGCCGTTCATCACGCCGGTTGACTCTCGACAAACAGCTTAA
- a CDS encoding SdpI family protein produces the protein MTRQVATGLILLISLALLPACHRQPTYFQPSLPVVHEQQAAKAPAENVYGLVASTTNHAQIANDPELAAAHNTNQPEQSVLVHKRTFQIQKLLMEAKQQPASIARQLHPQEQSLSTGNSRKGKHYPTGMGTSGVGSLLFIGGIVILLLGLGAKSDFLIGLGFLSVLIGSIVSLVGRVTGR, from the coding sequence ATGACCCGTCAAGTAGCGACCGGCCTGATTTTGCTAATAAGTCTAGCCCTTCTACCGGCATGCCATCGCCAACCGACCTATTTTCAGCCCTCGCTGCCTGTTGTTCATGAACAACAGGCAGCGAAAGCCCCAGCAGAAAACGTGTATGGTTTAGTAGCATCAACAACCAATCACGCCCAAATTGCCAATGACCCGGAACTAGCCGCTGCCCATAACACCAACCAACCAGAACAATCTGTGCTAGTTCATAAGCGGACGTTCCAAATACAAAAGCTCCTGATGGAAGCTAAACAACAACCTGCTAGTATAGCACGCCAGCTACATCCACAAGAGCAGTCGTTATCAACTGGTAATAGCCGAAAGGGGAAGCACTATCCGACCGGTATGGGTACGTCAGGAGTAGGTTCATTGTTATTTATTGGTGGAATAGTCATACTCCTCCTGGGTTTGGGAGCCAAAAGTGATTTCCTTATAGGACTTGGCTTTTTAAGTGTTTTAATTGGATCAATCGTATCACTCGTTGGTCGCGTTACAGGTCGATAA
- a CDS encoding ScyD/ScyE family protein: MKPTFQLLASHARFGAQCMAFSLVLLTLLMTGGCQAFLDHRLPPQTTAFASGLIAPLGLETDAKGQVWVTQAGSGTANDGQLSMITPQGEVWPVVTGFISQVTPEGAVFGLNHLLLQGTTLYLVHGVEGRLYTFDINSFQPGNPPVSAQSLAYEAVGEFVKAYSFVDDTNQTDLFNLTIGPQGDLFIVDAAANAIIRRNATTHALSVFATIPPLINPGVDTLEAVPTGIVFDGERFLVSNFTGYPYPGGRAVIYQYDLQGNESTYQQGLTTLTDIELDENRQPVVLEYGTWNGQGFTDNSGAIVRSTGQGNTRLLDGLNYPNAIKRSSANTYYIAQTFDGTIQKVTL, encoded by the coding sequence ATGAAACCCACTTTCCAGCTTCTGGCTAGCCACGCCCGGTTTGGCGCCCAGTGTATGGCTTTTTCCCTGGTACTACTTACCTTGTTGATGACGGGAGGATGTCAGGCCTTCCTCGATCATCGGCTACCGCCCCAGACCACTGCCTTTGCCAGCGGGCTCATTGCTCCATTAGGCCTCGAAACCGATGCTAAGGGACAAGTTTGGGTGACCCAGGCCGGTAGTGGCACAGCTAATGATGGCCAACTATCAATGATAACGCCCCAGGGGGAGGTCTGGCCGGTGGTGACGGGGTTTATCTCTCAGGTTACTCCCGAAGGGGCCGTTTTTGGCCTGAACCATCTGCTGCTGCAGGGTACAACGCTCTATCTGGTACACGGCGTCGAAGGGCGGCTCTATACATTCGATATCAATTCGTTTCAGCCGGGTAACCCGCCTGTGTCGGCCCAATCGCTGGCCTATGAGGCCGTGGGCGAATTTGTTAAAGCGTATTCCTTCGTGGACGACACGAACCAGACGGATCTGTTCAATCTGACGATCGGGCCCCAGGGCGACCTGTTCATTGTGGATGCGGCCGCCAATGCCATTATTCGCCGGAACGCGACGACCCATGCCCTGAGCGTCTTTGCGACTATTCCGCCCCTGATTAATCCTGGCGTCGATACGCTGGAAGCGGTACCCACAGGCATTGTCTTTGATGGGGAGCGTTTCCTGGTCAGCAATTTTACGGGTTATCCGTATCCGGGTGGGCGTGCCGTTATCTATCAGTATGATCTTCAGGGAAATGAATCGACCTATCAACAGGGTTTGACTACCCTAACCGATATTGAGCTGGATGAAAACCGGCAACCGGTTGTACTGGAATATGGGACCTGGAATGGCCAGGGTTTTACGGACAACTCTGGGGCCATCGTACGGTCCACCGGGCAAGGCAACACCCGCCTGCTAGATGGCCTAAATTATCCCAACGCCATCAAACGAAGCAGCGCCAACACCTACTACATTGCCCAGACCTTCGACGGCACCATTCAGAAAGTGACCCTTTGA
- a CDS encoding 4-hydroxy-3-methylbut-2-enyl diphosphate reductase, which produces MKAFAIPDYYRSSIITPVKAFRQKQDNLKRDFKPTLLDFGPVRFWLARHFGFCYGVENAVEIAYRAIEENPHKRLFLLSQMIHNPDVNADLQSRGVRFILDTEGKQLIPWSQLTADDVVIISAYGTTLETERQLASIGVDLKRYDTTCPFVVKVWNKSAQLGQKSYTVVVHGKPLHEETRAIVSHSQERAPTVIIKDMAQAKRLALYITGAGSASQFLVEFDGQYSVGFDPERDLQRIGVVNQTTMLASETQGIADYLKQVLIDHYGLEHPSQFEQHFANTRDTLCYATNDNQDAVHTLLTYQADLAIVTGGYNSMNTAHLVELCQQKLPTYYINSAQQILSDSLIQHFDLHTREEKITPDFLPAHQQPITVLLTCGSSCPDSVVEGALLKIISFFPHAHRVDQVMKTFYGGVLVDDSGS; this is translated from the coding sequence ATGAAAGCCTTCGCCATTCCTGACTACTACCGCAGCTCAATCATCACCCCCGTTAAGGCATTTCGGCAGAAACAAGACAACCTTAAACGGGACTTCAAGCCCACATTGCTCGATTTTGGTCCTGTCCGATTCTGGCTGGCCCGGCATTTCGGCTTTTGCTACGGGGTGGAAAATGCCGTTGAGATTGCCTACCGGGCCATCGAAGAAAACCCTCATAAGCGGTTGTTTCTGTTGAGTCAGATGATTCACAATCCCGACGTGAACGCAGACTTGCAAAGCCGGGGGGTCCGCTTCATTCTAGACACCGAGGGCAAGCAACTCATTCCCTGGAGCCAGTTAACCGCCGACGACGTGGTCATTATATCCGCCTATGGTACTACCCTCGAAACCGAGCGACAACTGGCTTCTATTGGGGTTGATCTTAAACGCTACGATACAACCTGCCCCTTTGTGGTCAAGGTTTGGAACAAGTCCGCTCAGCTTGGTCAGAAAAGCTATACGGTGGTTGTGCACGGCAAGCCCTTGCATGAAGAAACACGGGCCATTGTCTCTCACAGCCAGGAAAGGGCACCCACCGTTATCATCAAAGACATGGCCCAGGCCAAGCGACTGGCGCTTTACATAACCGGAGCGGGTTCTGCCTCCCAGTTTTTGGTTGAGTTTGATGGCCAGTATTCGGTTGGCTTTGATCCAGAGCGTGACTTACAACGGATTGGGGTTGTCAATCAAACAACCATGCTGGCATCTGAAACTCAAGGCATTGCCGACTATCTAAAGCAGGTGTTGATCGATCACTACGGCTTAGAGCACCCCAGCCAGTTTGAGCAGCACTTCGCTAACACCCGCGATACACTCTGCTATGCCACCAATGATAACCAGGATGCGGTTCACACGCTCCTGACCTACCAGGCGGATCTGGCGATTGTGACGGGCGGTTATAATAGCATGAATACGGCTCATTTAGTGGAGCTATGTCAGCAAAAGCTACCCACCTACTATATTAATTCGGCCCAGCAAATTTTGTCTGATTCTCTGATTCAGCATTTTGATCTGCACACAAGGGAGGAAAAAATCACGCCAGACTTTCTGCCTGCTCACCAGCAACCCATCACCGTTTTGCTGACTTGTGGCTCGTCGTGTCCCGACTCGGTGGTGGAAGGGGCGCTGCTAAAAATCATCTCATTTTTCCCTCATGCTCATCGAGTCGATCAGGTTATGAAGACGTTTTACGGAGGTGTCCTAGTGGATGATTCTGGCTCTTAA
- a CDS encoding tetratricopeptide repeat protein, giving the protein MSLFSILFSRTKPVTQGVAAPLSPLVEFHLTQAHNLFKLADYQTAMVHCNEVLALDPAQTKAYQLRGVIRYELQDFVGAGEDLRFSLSLA; this is encoded by the coding sequence ATGAGCCTATTCTCTATTCTGTTCAGCCGGACTAAACCAGTTACTCAAGGGGTAGCTGCTCCGTTGTCCCCTTTAGTCGAGTTTCATTTAACTCAGGCCCACAATTTGTTTAAGCTTGCCGATTATCAAACGGCCATGGTCCACTGTAACGAGGTCCTGGCTCTTGATCCAGCCCAGACAAAGGCGTATCAACTGCGGGGCGTTATTCGGTATGAATTGCAGGACTTTGTCGGCGCCGGTGAAGATCTGCGTTTCTCCCTAAGTTTGGCTTGA
- a CDS encoding antibiotic biosynthesis monooxygenase family protein has product MYARIVRASLTAETAENAVIYFQNTVLPALQQHAGFAFGHCFYSPADHHALMVSVWESQEARLSAETSGLLHQAVSHLGPYFDGKPTVDYYQVAV; this is encoded by the coding sequence ATGTACGCACGTATCGTTCGCGCTTCGCTGACAGCCGAAACGGCCGAGAATGCCGTTATCTATTTTCAGAACACCGTACTGCCTGCCCTCCAGCAACATGCGGGGTTTGCCTTTGGCCATTGCTTCTACTCACCGGCGGATCATCACGCGCTGATGGTGTCGGTTTGGGAGTCCCAGGAAGCCCGACTTAGTGCCGAAACCAGTGGCTTACTCCACCAGGCGGTCAGTCACCTGGGCCCTTACTTCGACGGCAAACCCACCGTGGACTACTACCAGGTTGCGGTTTAG
- a CDS encoding serine hydrolase domain-containing protein, whose amino-acid sequence MRVLLKNILNILLPILLLGSTYACLPRVWYRPSPYASPLPTADRLTAIQREQLTQYIRDTAQNAQAVVAFYEGKAILDVGDTKRLINCHSARKSIMNLLIGIAQEKGFLRLDETLAQLGIDERKTPLTSQEKTATIHDLLMAKSGVYLPAEAETDFAKAHRPRRGQYKPGEFFFYNNFDFNVLGAILEKKTGQSIGKFMEDYLAKPLGMQDFAPSNIVYGNPWPLRNDHSDYRVYWIFLSARDLARIGAMVSQKGVWKTTQVVPANWIEESFQPHTSTVDKSMWPFDAYGYLWWIDHDTQTYWADGFGGQFLLIDPARRLAIAQRNFTGNSFLTSGLFMLKKKRDGSRRQLLHVYESIKQGVN is encoded by the coding sequence ATGAGAGTATTGCTCAAGAATATCCTGAACATCCTACTGCCGATCTTACTGCTGGGATCTACCTATGCCTGTTTACCACGCGTATGGTATAGACCTAGTCCCTACGCATCGCCCTTGCCAACAGCCGATCGGTTAACAGCCATCCAGCGAGAACAGCTTACCCAATATATACGTGATACAGCTCAGAATGCACAGGCCGTGGTGGCCTTCTATGAGGGGAAAGCGATTCTGGACGTGGGCGATACCAAGCGGCTCATTAATTGCCATTCCGCCCGTAAAAGCATCATGAACCTGCTTATTGGTATTGCCCAGGAGAAGGGCTTCTTGCGGTTAGATGAAACACTGGCGCAATTAGGCATTGACGAACGCAAAACCCCGCTCACGTCGCAAGAAAAAACGGCTACGATTCATGACTTGTTAATGGCTAAATCAGGCGTTTACCTACCTGCTGAAGCGGAAACTGATTTTGCCAAAGCGCATCGCCCCCGACGGGGCCAATATAAGCCCGGCGAGTTTTTTTTCTATAACAATTTCGACTTCAATGTATTAGGCGCCATCCTTGAAAAAAAGACTGGCCAATCGATCGGCAAATTCATGGAAGACTACCTGGCTAAGCCCTTGGGTATGCAGGATTTTGCGCCCTCGAATATCGTTTATGGGAATCCCTGGCCCCTTCGCAACGATCACTCAGACTATCGGGTATACTGGATCTTTCTAAGTGCCCGCGACTTGGCCCGAATCGGGGCAATGGTATCCCAGAAAGGGGTCTGGAAAACTACACAGGTGGTTCCGGCAAACTGGATCGAGGAAAGTTTCCAGCCCCATACCTCGACGGTTGATAAAAGCATGTGGCCGTTCGACGCATACGGGTATTTATGGTGGATTGATCATGACACCCAGACCTACTGGGCGGATGGATTTGGCGGCCAGTTCCTGCTTATTGACCCAGCCAGGCGGTTAGCCATTGCGCAACGTAATTTTACGGGTAATTCCTTTCTCACCTCAGGCCTATTTATGCTGAAGAAAAAAAGGGACGGCAGCCGAAGGCAATTATTGCATGTGTATGAGTCCATTAAGCAAGGGGTAAATTAA
- a CDS encoding helix-turn-helix domain-containing protein, with translation MAITFSLFEVALLIGITQGFVMSGLLGLYKRQFLNKRLLLAILLVFNLLCIKLLIHTTGLWKTPYLRYFPLGFELAIQPLIWFYVNSLVYPAFRLTLRHWFHFLPFALSLGYAFTIYLATLSTTVLHQKDAIANGFAFNSVKQVEEALAILSAVTYWLAGAKLIRQYRRWLFDKTTNTDYPTYTWLIQLAWLFCLLIGLWVAAFLPDTRWHTPGWTFAHWQVFFLYLAALVYYLGFRGYGVPDDRVIRQQIDHQQSKSWSEPRNWAGSPTAIHSAQTDTHPLRWEEDAKQDLIKNRILWALQEKKLYLDPELSIQKLADELGYSASVLSKVINRTFGKSFRTLINEYRVEAVKDLLSGPPSSQFSLAGIGFECGFNSEASFYRIFKSFTGVSPKVFAEQKQELT, from the coding sequence ATGGCTATTACCTTTTCTTTATTTGAAGTTGCGCTTCTAATTGGCATTACCCAAGGCTTTGTAATGAGCGGCTTATTAGGACTATACAAGAGACAATTTCTGAATAAAAGACTCTTGCTGGCCATACTGCTCGTGTTTAATTTGCTTTGTATCAAGTTACTGATCCACACCACCGGACTCTGGAAAACCCCCTACCTTCGCTACTTTCCCCTTGGCTTTGAATTAGCCATTCAGCCACTAATCTGGTTCTATGTCAACTCCTTGGTATACCCCGCTTTTCGATTAACACTAAGGCATTGGTTTCATTTTCTGCCCTTTGCGCTTTCACTCGGTTATGCGTTCACGATTTACCTAGCTACCCTTTCAACAACGGTGCTTCATCAGAAGGATGCGATTGCCAACGGCTTCGCTTTCAATTCAGTCAAACAGGTCGAAGAGGCACTGGCCATTCTATCGGCCGTCACCTACTGGCTAGCAGGCGCTAAGCTAATTAGGCAATATCGCCGGTGGTTATTTGACAAGACAACCAATACGGATTACCCTACATATACTTGGCTTATCCAGTTAGCCTGGCTGTTTTGTCTCCTCATTGGCCTGTGGGTAGCCGCTTTTCTACCTGATACCCGCTGGCATACTCCAGGCTGGACGTTTGCGCACTGGCAAGTATTCTTTCTTTACCTGGCGGCTCTGGTATACTATCTCGGCTTCAGGGGGTATGGCGTACCGGATGATCGGGTAATTCGTCAACAAATAGATCACCAGCAAAGTAAGTCATGGTCTGAGCCCAGAAATTGGGCCGGCTCGCCTACTGCCATCCATTCCGCCCAAACAGATACGCACCCACTTCGCTGGGAAGAGGATGCCAAACAGGACCTTATCAAAAACCGGATTCTTTGGGCACTCCAGGAAAAGAAATTGTATCTTGATCCCGAGCTCAGTATTCAAAAACTGGCCGATGAGCTGGGATATAGTGCGTCGGTACTCTCGAAAGTAATCAACCGGACGTTTGGCAAGAGTTTCCGAACCTTGATCAATGAATACCGAGTCGAAGCGGTTAAAGACCTGCTCAGTGGACCACCTTCTTCCCAGTTTTCATTGGCCGGAATTGGTTTTGAGTGTGGCTTTAATTCGGAGGCTAGTTTTTACCGAATTTTCAAATCGTTTACCGGCGTTTCCCCCAAAGTATTCGCCGAACAGAAACAGGAACTTACTTAG
- a CDS encoding TlpA family protein disulfide reductase, with the protein MMKIIIVNITGFIVFSGLVACQGIKEHNNSSAKKESSVTVFSQPTSTLPFIICDFNIGKTYQRDTLMPTNGRFQKTWRLSRPAVVRLHIPNQYVRLWVAPGYRSEIKLPADPDKPYEFSGDGQLEKTYANDIQTINITDFPRVAKDSVVMPPDMFFKKATRISQRRDSVFQAYLKSYGKTISEHPDLMGFFDMEKEDNRFFLPRVLMNYVESEQVSGREKQLFFDQYIKTMSQLNEPVDSLSSENKRFFFPRLNTYYVQKQRMDGDSMRSIEAGIYAYMMETADKKFTGSTRDYLLDYYLSALTHFARTYNPEYPSITSLIERYKSSLTESGRKAMLARLAAATSVSLKRPYQMALESGQKVMLAEKLAPVTVLDIWASWCGPCLASFPAMMTLKEKYRANKSVKVIWISVDQDKSKWDKAIKKLKLDPENSLWVLEGINSAFANDLAINSIPRYLILNAKGEILQMNAPGGKNNEQKLAALIDKYSRDAGR; encoded by the coding sequence ATGATGAAAATAATCATTGTAAATATTACCGGATTCATTGTGTTTTCTGGTCTGGTAGCTTGCCAAGGTATAAAAGAACATAACAATTCGTCAGCTAAAAAAGAGTCATCGGTTACGGTTTTCAGCCAGCCGACCTCTACGTTGCCTTTTATTATTTGCGATTTCAACATCGGCAAAACGTATCAACGCGACACGTTAATGCCAACCAATGGCCGATTTCAGAAGACCTGGCGACTATCGCGCCCAGCGGTAGTACGTTTACACATTCCAAACCAATATGTACGTTTGTGGGTGGCACCGGGGTATCGTTCCGAGATCAAATTGCCAGCCGACCCAGATAAACCATATGAATTTTCCGGCGATGGACAACTCGAAAAAACATATGCCAATGACATTCAAACTATCAACATAACTGACTTTCCCAGAGTCGCCAAAGACAGTGTTGTCATGCCGCCAGACATGTTCTTCAAAAAAGCGACGCGCATTTCGCAGCGGAGAGATTCCGTTTTTCAGGCTTATTTAAAGAGCTACGGCAAAACCATTTCTGAGCATCCAGATTTGATGGGATTTTTTGACATGGAGAAAGAAGATAATCGCTTTTTCTTGCCACGGGTTTTGATGAACTACGTCGAGTCGGAACAAGTTTCTGGCCGGGAAAAGCAGCTTTTTTTTGACCAATACATCAAGACTATGAGCCAGTTGAATGAGCCAGTCGACTCGCTTTCCAGTGAAAATAAGCGTTTCTTTTTCCCCAGATTGAATACTTATTATGTCCAGAAACAGCGAATGGATGGGGATAGCATGCGGAGTATTGAAGCCGGAATTTATGCCTACATGATGGAAACCGCCGACAAGAAATTCACTGGTTCGACACGCGATTATTTACTAGACTACTACCTTTCAGCATTGACTCATTTTGCTAGAACATATAACCCGGAATATCCCTCCATCACGTCTCTGATCGAGCGTTACAAAAGTTCTCTAACTGAATCAGGCAGAAAAGCTATGCTCGCTAGGCTTGCCGCAGCCACTTCGGTGAGTTTAAAACGACCTTATCAAATGGCATTAGAGTCTGGCCAGAAAGTCATGTTAGCTGAAAAGCTGGCACCCGTGACCGTGCTGGACATTTGGGCAAGCTGGTGCGGCCCCTGTCTAGCATCCTTTCCCGCGATGATGACATTGAAAGAAAAGTATCGCGCCAATAAATCCGTCAAAGTCATCTGGATCTCCGTCGACCAGGACAAAAGCAAATGGGACAAGGCGATTAAAAAATTAAAACTTGATCCCGAAAACTCGCTCTGGGTGCTGGAGGGGATAAATTCTGCATTCGCCAATGACCTAGCTATTAATAGCATACCACGCTACCTAATCTTGAATGCCAAAGGCGAAATCCTCCAAATGAATGCTCCGGGGGGAAAGAATAATGAGCAGAAGCTAGCAGCTCTGATCGATAAGTATAGCCGGGATGCAGGTCGATAG
- a CDS encoding LytTR family transcriptional regulator DNA-binding domain-containing protein, which produces MSKPVLTRLSTTAMGEKLPASAFMRTHKSFPVAVRKITAIKRDLVCIGDKEIPVGNFYKENITRILNGSAGH; this is translated from the coding sequence GTGAGTAAACCCGTGCTGACTCGTCTGTCCACCACAGCGATGGGAGAAAAGTTGCCTGCGTCGGCTTTTATGCGAACCCATAAATCCTTTCCGGTCGCTGTACGAAAAATTACGGCCATCAAACGGGATTTGGTCTGTATTGGGGACAAAGAAATCCCTGTGGGCAACTTCTACAAAGAGAATATTACCCGAATCCTGAATGGTTCAGCTGGCCATTAA